A window from Citrus sinensis cultivar Valencia sweet orange chromosome 5, DVS_A1.0, whole genome shotgun sequence encodes these proteins:
- the LOC102621358 gene encoding protein SODIUM POTASSIUM ROOT DEFECTIVE 3-like, with protein sequence MRVRGLMCQSTAAATAVCMPNDSASSVIVPRSRRPPADDHYRNTPIDDDHTRLIKYSKLIDNSHHPPSSNYKRSLHFVPSTSSIKRQAQDDIHSHHDPKPKPNPKSMPLIKLPLASSGQVFQVVVMRVSLHCQGCAGKLKKHLSKMEGVTSFSIDLETKRVTVMGHISPTGVLESISKVKRAEFWPC encoded by the exons atgagggTGAGGGGTTTGATGTGTCAatcaacagcagcagcaactgCAGTTTGCATGCCAAATGATTCAGCTAGTTCAGTCATTGTACCCAGATCAAGGAGGCCACCAGCTGATGATCATTATAGAAATACTCCTATTGATGATGATCATACAAGATTAATCAAATATTCTAAGCTGATTGATAACTCTCATCATCCTCCTAGTAGCAATTACAAAAGGTCTCTTCATTTTGTTCCTTCCACTTCTTCTATCAAAAGACAAGCACAAGATGATATTCATAGCCACCATGACCCAAAACCAAAGCCGAATCCAAAGTCAATGCCCCTCATTAAACTTCCTCTTGCTTCATCAGGCCAGGTCTTTCAG GTGGTTGTGATGAGGGTCTCGCTTCATTGTCAAGGTTGTGCTGGCAAACTGAAGAAACATTTATCTAAAATGGAAG GCGTTACATCGTTCAGCATAGATCTAGAGACGAAGAGGGTGACAGTGATGGGACATATATCACCAACTGGAGTACTTGAGAGCATTTCAAAGGTGAAAAGGGCTGAGTTTTGGCCTTGTTGA
- the LOC102621644 gene encoding cytochrome b-c1 complex subunit 6-1, mitochondrial, which translates to MADEELVDQKKYFEEACKPKCVKPLLEYQACVKRIQGDESGHKHCTGQYFDYWSCIDKCVAVKLFQKLK; encoded by the exons AT GGCGGATGAGGAACTTGTTGATCAGAAGAAGTATTTTGAAGAAGCATGCAAACCAAAGTGTGTGAAACCGTTGCTTGAATATCAG GCATGTGTTAAGAGGATACAAGGTGATGAAAGTGGGCACAAGCACTGCACCGGgcaatattttgattattggTCATGCATTGACAAATGC GTTGCAGTAAAGCTATTTCAGAAACTGAAGTGA